A window of the Brassica oleracea var. oleracea cultivar TO1000 chromosome C1, BOL, whole genome shotgun sequence genome harbors these coding sequences:
- the LOC106298227 gene encoding F-box/kelch-repeat protein At4g39590-like: MSTRSSAAVNGDKPPRKKMTKQSPEISILSLPYDLILNIIARVSRMYYPTLSLVSKMLRSVVASPELYQTRSRLNLTESCLYLCLRYYRDPPLDPNPHWFALCMKPNRTLTDRLFIPVTSPDVRHERSTGLTSKDVSIVAAGSNIYKMGGYTPSSSEVSVLDCRFNTWHSAPMMRVKRSSPAASLVDGKIYVAGGCEDVNSENWVEVFDPKTQTWGSVTNPGAEIRPSGAELESFGIEGKLYLFGHNRKYGIYDPKEARWNPMIELGMGMDMDVVMGMGMDMYEAMDMEMDMNGVASAVSYFHCVIGDVLFLWNEREFRWYDFKASSWKKLNGVEDLPDFDGDCKMVDVGGKMAVLWKVFGRGDGHDEERSIWCAEIALERRGDDMWGKVEWFDVVLKTHEQCGLFDADILSATV; encoded by the coding sequence ATGTCGACCAGATCTTCCGCCGCAGTGAACGGCGACAAACCACCGCGTAAGAAGATGACGAAGCAGTCCCCGGAGATCTCCATTTTATCCCTTCCTTACGATTTGATATTGAATATCATAGCGCGCGTGTCTAGAATGTACTATCCAACTCTCTCCCTCGTCTCCAAAATGCTCCGATCCGTCGTTGCCTCACCGGAGCTTTACCAGACCCGCTCTCGCTTAAACCTCACCGAGAGTTGCCTCTATCTGTGCTTACGCTACTATCGAGACCCCCCTCTTGACCCTAACCCACATTGGTTCGCTCTCTGCATGAAACCAAACCGAACCCTCACCGACCGTCTTTTCATCCCAGTCACGTCTCCCGATGTGCGCCATGAGCGATCTACGGGTCTAACATCTAAGGATGTTAGCATCGTAGCCGCTGGGTCTAACATCTACAAGATGGGCGGGTACACGCCCTCTTCTTCTGAAGTCTCGGTGCTTGATTGTCGGTTCAACACGTGGCACAGTGCTCCGATGATGCGAGTGAAGCGGAGCTCCCCTGCCGCGAGCTTAGTTGACGGGAAGATATACGTAGCAGGAGGGTGTGAAGATGTCAACTCCGAGAACTGGGTAGAGGTATTTGATCCAAAGACTCAAACGTGGGGAAGTGTGACCAATCCTGGCGCTGAGATACGCCCGTCAGGAGCTGAACTCGAGAGCTTTGGAATTGAAGGAAAATTGTACCTCTTTGGTCATAACCGTAAGTATGGGATTTACGATCCCAAGGAAGCTAGATGGAACCCGATGATAGAGTTGGGTATGGGTATGGATATGGATGTGGTTATGGGTATGGGTATGGATATGTATGAGGCTATGGATATGGAAATGGATATGAATGGTGTGGCTTCTGCAGTGTCCTATTTTCACTGCGTGATAGGAGACGTCTTGTTTCTTTGGAATGAAAGAGAGTTTAGATGGTATGACTTCAAGGCAAGTTCATGGAAGAAGTTGAATGGTGTTGAAGATTTGCCTGATTTTGATGGAGATTGTAAAATGGTGGATGTTGGTGGGAAGATGGCTGTCTTGTGGAAGGTTTTTGGACGTGGCGATGGACATGACGAAGAGAGATCTATTTGGTGTGCTGAGATTGCGCTTGAGAGGCGCGGAGACGACATGTGGGGGAAGGTGGAGTGGTTTGATGTCGTGCTCAAAACCCACGAGCAATGTGGCTTGTTCGATGCGGATATTCTTTCTGCTACTGTTTGA